A single Fusobacterium hominis DNA region contains:
- the scpB gene encoding SMC-Scp complex subunit ScpB, producing MEIKHKIEAILLLGGDELQIKELSKFFGIPIEEILNILEELKEERRETGINIEIDGEFVNLVTNPIYGEVINDFFQQETKPKKLSGAALETLSIIAYRQPVTKSEIEAIRGVSVDRIVQNMEEKKFIRICGKKDTIGRPNLYEVTDKFLGYIGIKKIEELPNYQEVKGSSEDGKNEN from the coding sequence ATGGAAATTAAACACAAAATAGAAGCAATACTTTTATTAGGTGGAGATGAGCTGCAAATTAAAGAACTTAGTAAATTTTTTGGAATTCCTATAGAAGAAATATTAAATATATTAGAAGAGTTGAAAGAAGAAAGAAGAGAAACAGGAATAAATATAGAGATAGATGGAGAATTTGTTAATTTAGTAACAAATCCAATTTATGGAGAGGTTATTAATGATTTTTTCCAACAAGAAACAAAACCGAAAAAACTTTCAGGAGCTGCCTTAGAAACATTATCAATTATAGCATATCGTCAACCGGTTACAAAGTCTGAAATAGAAGCTATAAGAGGTGTTAGTGTAGATAGAATAGTTCAAAATATGGAAGAGAAAAAATTTATAAGAATTTGTGGAAAAAAAGATACTATAGGAAGACCTAATTTATATGAGGTAACAGACAAATTTTTAGGATATATAGGAATAAAAAAAATAGAAGAATTACCTAATTATCAAGAGGTAAAAGGAAGTAGTGAAGATGGAAAAAATGAGAATTAA
- a CDS encoding pseudouridine synthase, whose protein sequence is MRINKYLASLGIGSRRAIDKLADEGRIRVNGVIATAGTKVSNEDTIEINGKKIKKEVEKKVYYMLNKPLEVLSSVTDDRGRKTVVDLIKCKERIFPIGRLDYNTTGLIILTNDGELFNRVIHPRSEIYKQYYVKVLGEIKEESVEKLKTGVKLEDGYTLPALVKVIKSEKGKSELELCIREGRNRQVRRMMESINCPVISLKREKIGKLSLGKLKLGEYRKLTDEEIKYLYSL, encoded by the coding sequence ATGAGAATTAATAAATACCTAGCATCTCTTGGAATAGGTTCAAGAAGAGCAATAGATAAGTTAGCAGATGAGGGTAGAATAAGGGTAAATGGAGTAATAGCAACAGCTGGAACAAAGGTAAGTAATGAAGATACTATTGAGATAAATGGAAAGAAAATAAAAAAAGAAGTTGAGAAAAAAGTATATTATATGCTAAATAAGCCTTTAGAGGTTTTAAGTTCAGTAACAGATGATCGTGGTAGAAAAACAGTTGTTGATTTAATAAAATGTAAAGAAAGAATATTTCCTATTGGAAGACTAGATTATAATACAACTGGTCTTATTATACTGACAAATGATGGAGAGTTATTTAATAGAGTTATTCACCCAAGATCAGAAATATATAAACAATATTATGTAAAAGTTTTAGGAGAAATAAAAGAGGAGTCAGTAGAAAAATTAAAAACAGGTGTAAAATTAGAAGATGGATATACTCTACCAGCTTTAGTAAAAGTTATAAAAAGTGAAAAAGGTAAATCAGAATTGGAACTTTGCATTAGAGAGGGCAGAAATAGACAGGTTAGAAGAATGATGGAAAGTATAAATTGTCCTGTAATTTCTTTAAAAAGAGAGAAAATAGGAAAATTATCATTAGGAAAACTAAAACTAGGTGAGTATAGAAAATTAACAGATGAAGAAATAAAATATTTATATTCATTATAA